Genomic window (Arachis hypogaea cultivar Tifrunner chromosome 13, arahy.Tifrunner.gnm2.J5K5, whole genome shotgun sequence):
TAAATTGTTATAAAATTTTGCATCATAAGTAACTCAAAACCTTGATAGAACTGAATAATCCTTTTGACCAACAGTTGTTGGGTTTTGATTCTAAAAGAAGAAGTATGATGTGTGTTATGTGGTGTTAGCATGGcacattctttcttctttatccTCAACATACACTTTGGAATAGTGGTTGTATATAAGTGCTGACATGTTTACGTGTGTCCATGTGCAATTTAAATTTGTCTATCTATTTATAACATGCACACCCCAATATTCTTGCAAAACTATATGCCAACATTATCATGTTCATGTTATTATGTTATGCACATTCCATATAATATCTTTGACGCCTTCATTCTATTTATTAGTGATttcattaaataattttcatGCATCTTATTAATAAGACAATAACAACTTATGGAATGTAGATCCTATATAGACACCTTTTATTtctcaatttaatattttataattaataattattactatGAGATGGTGATGTAACTACTTTATTGCAAATTGCAATTGTTTTTGTTTAGTTATCAATTCCCTTTTCAGGTTTATTCATGCCATTCTTCCCTTTCCGAGATTTCAATCTACCaaagatttttctttttgttcggTACACATAAAGTCTAATGCCATAGACACAGAAAATATGGGCTATTAATGACtttttcaagaaaaagaaaaggagaaaaaaaaaaagatcagtgGTCACTATcttcaaaattaaatattaaatattattactacATGACAAAAAAGAAGCCACGATATATATAAGCTGTATCCCCTATCCCCAAAatcatgtatatatataacaaaaaatgTCAATAAAACATTAAAACTGTTTCTTTTGACTTCAAGATTTAACTCAGCTTTTTAAATTTATCActcacaaaatatataaaaaaatctctttCCTTTTTATCAAACGTGATGTAGATGGCAAGCCATTAACATGCATCAATTATATGAAAATGGACAAACTTTTTTTTAACCTAGTTATGTCGTGCTACTTTATTTTGCAAGACAAGATTAGAGTTACAAATCTTAAAAACTAGGTGAAGAGAACCAACATTTTGTCTATTTCTATGATGATTACTTAGTTACTGAGCACAATTATTGATAGAGTCCTATATGagttataaaatgaacatcacccataatatttagttttagaattCACCAAAAATCGAACTCTTGACTTTTCGGATCtaaaactctaataccatgtcatgataccactcatcccaaaagcttaaactgatgaaaaaatgtaacactaatggttatatcgcTAATACTCTCTAAACTTTCATTGTacgcattgtacaaatattttattggttctccatatttttccttatttattgataatattatgtgtatataaaaattaattaatatatatatatatttatacacagatATATAATGACTGAATTTTTAGTCCAAAAATACCATTTTTGCATGATTATtagtcaaaaaaaatttcaaaaacatttgagtataagaaaaaaaaaaaaaaacactgtcCCATGTTTTCTAGAGTTCTAAGCCATTAGAATTTAGAACTAACAAATGTAACACATGCCACATAACAAGGCCATGACATGTGAAAACATGTCTTCGTCAAAATCGGGAACAAGattaatatcttttatttatgcACACACAACTTAGTCCCCAAAACCACAATTCATCAGTTCGTTAACTCCCAGGAAAACTCGAACCTGGGATTCACCAAAGTCACTGCTTCTAGTCACATGTTACCAATCACCACCATTGAGGGTAAAATAGTCTTGCATGGTTATGACATGATCCTCAATATAATTGAATCAATTTAGTTATCAGCTGAGTTTCTGCTTCGTTATGAAAATTTGATCTTGTTTGGTTTGTAACTTTGTATTTTAATAGTCTAACCTAAGTTTCcctctattattattatatagccCAAGGTCAAATTGGGAAACCAAATGTTGATACTTAAAGTGATAAACGATGTAATTCTTAGAGCCTAATAATCTCTTTTGAACTTAAAGTGTAAATTTTACAtacgtcttttttttttttaaatctttcttttaaattgttAAAGCAGATATCAtgtaataaaattacttaacatATAAATGTTATATTGCTAATATAAATTATCTTATACCGAcaaattatagttcaaatgacatagaaGTCACGGATTTGAatctcatttttaattttaaaaaaaaaaacataaattatcTTGTGTTTAGTGATTATATTTCGAAAAATAATTACTTTGTTTCACATAAACAAAAACCGTTCTCAAACTCAAAAAACATTCAAACCAAACTCAACATAATTCAACAAGTTAAAGTAATTTTTACAAAAAGTGATTGTTCTAAAAAAAATGAAGCGAAACACACACCAACTTGTGAAGACAAACCAACTAACATGACGGCTTGTGCTTATCCACTAGGTGGTGCCACTCCTCTTTTCAAAACCCCTTAACCCTACACAATACATCACCTAGAACTCTTAAATATAAAGATTTTTAAACATGGTAAAtgaaataagagagagagagagagaaaagggcaCAGTAAGTAAGTAAGAAAAACAAGTGTTTGTACTATTACTATGACTATGTGATAATTTTGATGTTATGAGAGAGTCACAAGACCACAGAGCCCAAAAGATTCCCCAGTAAAACTGGCCACTTTTGTCATACGTGTGGGCATCTACCCCTACTTTTAGATCTGTGTATGTATGTCCTTTCCTGTCAAGGAGAGAGATTAACTAATGCTGTATCTATAGATTTTTATATAGATATAGTGAGAGAAAGTGGCATCACTCACATGGGTAGGTGCTGGTGGGTAGGACCCATTCACAACCTGGCAATATATAAATGTTAAATGGCCCACTTGCAGTGTCAGCAACACCCCCATGTGATCTTGTGCCCTTCTTCTGGGCCCCACACCCTTCTTTCCCCCCCTCCAATAATGGCAAAAATTTCTGATTACACCACCATTGTTTTTTTGTTCAAATTCAAACCCCTTATTTTTAAATCATTAGTTATCATGGTAGTTTTGTATTTATTGTGTAACAAACTCAAAATTACACCTTTTAAGTACAAAGTGAGTAAGCAATAAAAATAAGGTGGTTAATAGTTAAATACTCCTCTAGTGATAATATTCGTTAGATAATTTCATATATTTGTAATGCCAAAATCTCTTTATAAGAATATCTCCCAAATGAGCTATACACATGTTGAGCTTGAATAATTGGAGGAACAAAGAGACAAATTCTCATCTTTAAGAAATCAAAATGATTAAagacagagagagaaagagagaataacTAGAAAGaggcaaaaacaaaaataagaaaacaaattaagctctaaaaattaaagaaactcaCTTTTGATtcattcttcctttttttttttctaaaatctttctcttttctttgtcTTCTGGTAATCTAAGGAGGGGTTTCATAACTCTGTGTAACAACTAAGTAGAGCAGTGATACAAGTACAAACATAAAATCTGCAACAGAAATATTGGaactttaaaaaacaaaaaaaaaaacacccttCCCAGCTACTAATATAATAAGATTAACAAATTATACATGTTCCTTTTTTTTCTCACTCACTCACTCCTGGCCTTGAAACTCAAATTTCCCATCATGGGGTAGGTGGGATTTGAATCAATCAGCCTTGTAGTTATACAAACTCCAACTTTAATTTGCATGCatgctctcttttctttcttactgAGTTATGCTTCAGCTGTACATTAATATAAGGACTTAGAATTTAGAAATTTTACCTGTGATGGCAACATAGGACACTAAAGAGGATATCTTCTAATAACTACTACATCATCCTCCAATGATAAAGGGAGgggaataaaagataaaagaagaaaattacACTGCCAGGAGTTACACTACTACACATTGGAGACTCttgattccttttttttttaactgtgttattttttttagacCTGTGGTTCAGCTTACTAcagaaatgaaaaagaagaaaagaaaagaaaatggtacAATAATGCtaccaaaagaaaagaaggaacaCATGCCCCACTTTCCTTTACTGAAACTGCTTTTTACGTATGCATTTTGTATGGTAGTAAGTAGTATAGTATTGATGATTGATGGTGATGGCCACGGTGCTGGTGATTCTCTACAAGATTTGTTTTTGTGTTTCTTCTCTTCCTGCAAAATCATATTTGGAACCATATAAAAGATTACTTAAATTCAACAAGGTAATCTCCAAATCAAGAACTTGGTCTTAAATAAAATGATCCCAAGTTATTACCCGAAAATACTCGGGGAACGGGGAACTAAATGCCGATGGCGCCGCCGGTCCCGGCTAACATCCCAATAGTTCCATGGCCAGAAGAGAACCTAAAGTTTCAAAACATATTCCAAAGTTCAAAACTTTATTAATGGTTACTGAAATTCGTGGCTTAAATAAATGTAACATCAGTAGTTGAGTACCTAGGTATTTGGCAGTTAAAGGATTTGAATGAACCCATGTCAAGAGCAGATGCTGATGGAAGTAGAGAGCTAGTTCCAAATTTGGAGTTGGCAGAAGAAGCTGAGGGATCTGCATCAATGGCCTCATTAGGTCCATTGTTGAAGGCAGCCATGTAATCTCCAACAGCAGCTTTTGTAGGTGAAGCAAAAGGGCTATCAGGGAGATTATGCTCCAAACTGCATTTTATTCATACAATAATATTTAActactttaattaaataaaaaataaaaaagggaagaCCTGAATAAATGCACAAAATTTTTGTGCATGGACTAAAAGAGGGAATTTGatgcaaaaaagaaaataaaggcctTTTTGCTATTCTTGTAGTACCCTTTTGGTAATTATtctaaatgagaataaaattctATACCATTCTTGTAGATCACTGTCTTCATGACTTGAACTTTGCTTGCCATTGCCATTGCCTTCACTATATCCATTCTCTCCATTATTGGTTCCAACTTCCTTGCCAACAGATATGTTGACTGTCTGTTGACCAATAACCGAAACCGGTGCCGTGCTACTTGGAGCAGAAGCTGATCCATTCTCTGTAACAATCAAAACAGCATAAATATGTGTACACCAACAAATTTGTAGCTGCAAGCAACGGCATTGTGTCGTGTGTGCACATATACATACCCTCCGGCGAATCCGGGGTGCCGTGAAACGAATGATGAACAAGGGTTTGGTTGAACATGTTAGGAGAGTGTGTTGGGGATGGTATCGGACTTCCGGCGGAGAGGGCGCGATGATGGTGCTGCTTCTTGATGTCAAGGAGCTGCAGACCCATCAACCTCCTACTTTGGAGCTCAAGAGCTTGCTGCAAATCAGCCTGCTCCTCCATCTTCCTCCTCCAAAGCATGTCTTGAGTGTTGTAGAACATTCTCCCTCCTAAAAACACACCAAATTTTTGCCAATTAAGGACTAATAAGCTAGATTACAAATACCAAAAGAAggttatatatatgaatgcattaTGAATCTACCTAGTTGGAGATCATATTGGTCTCTAGCATCTAGTCCAGTAGGAGTGCCACAAGGTGAAAAATCCCTATCTACCTGTTGCTGTTGCTTCctacaaaatcaaattcaaaattcaaagcaTTATTGTGTGAGAcaattaagaaagaaagaaaaaaaaaagataagaaaagactATAGAAGAATGAGTAGGTGCCTGTACTTGTCTGGAACTTTGCCCTTCTCCTTGTAAGGCTTAACAAGCACTCTTGCATCACACACAAAATGAGGGTTCCCTTTTGAGAGAATGAGCTTCACAGTCTCCGGATAAACGAATGTAACAAATCCGAACATGCGCTTCTGCTGGTATGGGATTCTCACATCTTGAACTGGCCCATAAATGCTTCAAGTTTGAACAACAAAAAGACAAGTCATGAAGTGAGTATAGcaaatttgaagtttgaaaaGAGTAAGCTAAGTAGCAACAAAGAAGAACCTGAAGTAGTTGGAAACATCTTCCTCTCTGAAAGTGCTGTCAGCTGGGAAAGTCAAATAGATCTGCCTGGAAGCTGGGTTGACCATGCCAGGGCTGTTCAAAGAGAAATCACTCCTTTCAAGCCTCGATCTTCCGAATTTGTGTAAGTCCTCGCTCATCATCAAAGCCGCAGCCGCAGCCCTATTAGCAAATTATGCAAACCATTATTAGAATTCAAGTTGTTGATTAACTTGAGTACATGAGAAATTAAAACCTCACCTTTGAGTATCattttgctgctgctgctgctgttgttgtaAGAGGAAATTCATGCACTTTGAAGAGTAAGGAAAGCTTGAAGATGCCATGAGTTGAAGTCTTTGTTGCTGAGCAGTTTTAGATCTGAGAAGTTCATGACACTGCTCCATCATCTCAATCTTGCTTGGAGAACCAACCATTGCAGCAGCAGCAGCACCATCAGCTTCTCCAAGTCCACCACCATGGAGGAACCTGCAGCTAGTGCCATTCTTGCAGTACCCTCTAGCAAAGTAAAGACAAGGCTTCCAACCAAACCCGGAATTGGGATCCTCCGAAGCCAAACAAGCATCATTCACTGAACAACTTCTCCTATGAAGAGGCCCTCCCCAGCCATAAGAAGGGAACAAAGAGGGGTCACCAGCACCAGTAGGACTAGAAGCCATGTCTGAGTGAGGGTAGAACAAATCATGGCTCTTGTTATGGTGTGAACCACCACAAGCAGCCGCAGCAAGAGTAGAATTTGGAGAACCATCATTCAAGAATGAAAGCTGGTCCTGTAACTGGTACTCATCAATTGGATCTGACCCTCCATTTGCATAAAAGGGTAGAGAAGATGAAGTTGTGGAAGAAGAACCAACAACCAAGTTGTTAGGACTCATCAAGTCCTCAGGGTTTTGAAGGTCAGACATGGCAGCCCaagaagctgaagaagaagaagaagggtttGGTATGGTTAGAGCAGGTGGAAGGTTCATCCCACTACCAagccttgaagaagaagaagttgagtTCTGCCTTGAAATGTTAACCGGGTTGGTAGAAGCTGAAAGAAAAGGTGATGGAGATGGTGGAGTTGAAGGTGTAGGAGGAGAGTTTGAAGGTAAACCTAAGTCTTTTCTAGCTTTGGAAATCACAGAGTGAAGTAAAGCTTCTGGTCCAAATGCTAACCTAATCATCTCCTTCTCACCATGGTCTTGAATCAGAAGAAGACCCATGATTTTTGAAGCGTTTTCAGGGTCCATGCTTTGGATCCTTGAGAACACTATCCTAGTTGCTT
Coding sequences:
- the LOC112737306 gene encoding zinc finger CCCH domain-containing protein 53 isoform X1, with product MDGYEATRIVFSRIQSMDPENASKIMGLLLIQDHGEKEMIRLAFGPEALLHSVISKARKDLGLPSNSPPTPSTPPSPSPFLSASTNPVNISRQNSTSSSSRLGSGMNLPPALTIPNPSSSSSASWAAMSDLQNPEDLMSPNNLVVGSSSTTSSSLPFYANGGSDPIDEYQLQDQLSFLNDGSPNSTLAAAACGGSHHNKSHDLFYPHSDMASSPTGAGDPSLFPSYGWGGPLHRRSCSVNDACLASEDPNSGFGWKPCLYFARGYCKNGTSCRFLHGGGLGEADGAAAAAMVGSPSKIEMMEQCHELLRSKTAQQQRLQLMASSSFPYSSKCMNFLLQQQQQQQQNDTQRAAAAALMMSEDLHKFGRSRLERSDFSLNSPGMVNPASRQIYLTFPADSTFREEDVSNYFSIYGPVQDVRIPYQQKRMFGFVTFVYPETVKLILSKGNPHFVCDARVLVKPYKEKGKVPDKYRKQQQQVDRDFSPCGTPTGLDARDQYDLQLGGRMFYNTQDMLWRRKMEEQADLQQALELQSRRLMGLQLLDIKKQHHHRALSAGSPIPSPTHSPNMFNQTLVHHSFHGTPDSPEENGSASAPSSTAPVSVIGQQTVNISVGKEVGTNNGENGYSEGNGNGKQSSSHEDSDLQECLEHNLPDSPFASPTKAAVGDYMAAFNNGPNEAIDADPSASSANSKFGTSSLLPSASALDMGSFKSFNCQIPRFSSGHGTIGMLAGTGGAIGI
- the LOC112737306 gene encoding zinc finger CCCH domain-containing protein 53 isoform X2 — its product is MDGYEATRIVFSRIQSMDPENASKIMGLLLIQDHGEKEMIRLAFGPEALLHSVISKARKDLGLPSNSPPTPSTPPSPSPFLSASTNPVNISRQNSTSSSSRLGSGMNLPPALTIPNPSSSSSASWAAMSDLQNPEDLMSPNNLVVGSSSTTSSSLPFYANGGSDPIDEYQLQDQLSFLNDGSPNSTLAAAACGGSHHNKSHDLFYPHSDMASSPTGAGDPSLFPSYGWGGPLHRRSCSVNDACLASEDPNSGFGWKPCLYFARGYCKNGTSCRFLHGGGLGEADGAAAAAMVGSPSKIEMMEQCHELLRSKTAQQQRLQLMASSSFPYSSKCMNFLLQQQQQQQQNDTQRAAAAALMMSEDLHKFGRSRLERSDFSLNSPGMVNPASRQIYLTFPADSTFREEDVSNYFSIYGPVQDVRIPYQQKRMFGFVTFVYPETVKLILSKGNPHFVCDARVLVKPYKEKGKVPDKKQQQQVDRDFSPCGTPTGLDARDQYDLQLGGRMFYNTQDMLWRRKMEEQADLQQALELQSRRLMGLQLLDIKKQHHHRALSAGSPIPSPTHSPNMFNQTLVHHSFHGTPDSPEENGSASAPSSTAPVSVIGQQTVNISVGKEVGTNNGENGYSEGNGNGKQSSSHEDSDLQECLEHNLPDSPFASPTKAAVGDYMAAFNNGPNEAIDADPSASSANSKFGTSSLLPSASALDMGSFKSFNCQIPRFSSGHGTIGMLAGTGGAIGI